The following proteins are co-located in the Vallicoccus soli genome:
- a CDS encoding multicopper oxidase family protein: MIARRTLLQLGLGAGVLGTVASPALALGGARPRSAAAVPHFTRPLTVPPVLRPVRRTRDTDHYLVVVRRALAELVPGVRTEVLSYGGGLPGPTISATRGRRAAVHHVNTLADPVSAHLHGGANPVEHDGGMMDTVPRGGRRTYVYENDQSAASLWVHDHAHHVESEHVYRGLSHLYLLRDPAEDALGLPSGRYDVPLVLRDARLDERGRLVYELDDAEQRSTVLVNGRAWPYLDVAARKYRLRLVNASNLRTFVLALSDGAPLQVIASDGGLLERPFPTPVVVVSPGERVEVVADFSGYAPGTQLVLANMTGPGPMDQVGEVLRFHVGAPAPDDSRVPEVLRALPPLPEPTVRREFVLSMDEPGTGHAGHGGHGAEGRSGTINGRTFDPARIDTRVRWGTTEHWTVTNAGATVPHNFHLHLAQFRLLTRDGRPVDPTEAGEKDTVLLFPGQTVTLQATFDTHRGVYPYHCHLVDHAAMGMTGQLEVV, encoded by the coding sequence GTGATCGCACGCCGCACCCTGCTCCAGCTCGGCCTGGGCGCCGGCGTCCTCGGCACCGTCGCCAGCCCGGCCCTCGCCCTCGGCGGCGCGCGCCCCCGCTCGGCCGCCGCGGTGCCGCACTTCACCCGCCCGCTCACCGTCCCGCCGGTGCTGCGGCCCGTGCGCCGCACCCGGGACACCGACCACTACCTCGTCGTCGTGCGCCGCGCCCTCGCCGAGCTCGTGCCCGGGGTCCGGACCGAGGTGCTCTCGTACGGGGGCGGCCTGCCCGGCCCGACGATCAGCGCGACGCGGGGCCGGCGGGCCGCCGTGCACCACGTCAACACGCTCGCCGACCCCGTCTCGGCGCACCTGCACGGCGGCGCGAACCCGGTCGAGCACGACGGCGGGATGATGGACACGGTGCCGCGCGGCGGCCGGCGGACGTACGTCTACGAGAACGACCAGTCCGCGGCGTCGCTGTGGGTGCACGACCACGCGCACCACGTCGAGTCCGAGCACGTGTACCGGGGGCTGTCCCACCTCTACCTGCTCCGCGACCCCGCCGAGGACGCGCTCGGCCTGCCGTCGGGCCGGTACGACGTCCCGCTCGTCCTGCGCGACGCCCGCCTCGACGAGCGGGGGCGGCTCGTGTACGAGCTCGACGACGCCGAGCAGCGCTCCACCGTGCTGGTCAACGGGCGGGCCTGGCCCTACCTCGACGTGGCGGCCCGCAAGTACCGGCTGCGGCTCGTGAACGCCTCGAACCTGCGCACCTTCGTGCTCGCGCTGTCCGACGGCGCGCCCCTGCAGGTCATCGCCTCGGACGGCGGGCTGCTCGAGCGGCCCTTCCCGACCCCGGTCGTCGTGGTCTCGCCCGGCGAGCGGGTCGAGGTGGTCGCCGACTTCTCCGGGTACGCGCCCGGCACGCAGCTCGTCCTGGCCAACATGACCGGCCCCGGGCCGATGGACCAGGTGGGCGAGGTCCTGCGCTTCCACGTCGGGGCGCCCGCGCCCGACGACAGCCGGGTCCCCGAGGTCCTGCGCGCCCTGCCGCCGCTGCCTGAGCCGACGGTCCGCCGCGAGTTCGTGCTGTCGATGGACGAGCCGGGGACGGGCCACGCGGGGCACGGCGGGCACGGCGCCGAGGGGCGCAGCGGCACCATCAACGGCCGCACCTTCGACCCGGCGCGCATCGACACCCGCGTCCGGTGGGGGACCACCGAGCACTGGACCGTCACCAACGCCGGCGCCACGGTGCCGCACAACTTCCACCTGCACCTGGCGCAGTTCCGGCTGCTGACCCGGGACGGGCGCCCCGTCGACCCGACCGAGGCCGGCGAGAAGGACACCGTCCTGCTGTTCCCCGGCCAGACCGTGACCCTGCAGGCCACCTTCGACACCCACCGCGGCGTCTACCCGTACCACTGCCACCTCGTCGACCACGCCGCCATGGGGATGACCGGCCAGCTGGAGGTCGTCTGA
- a CDS encoding DUF6069 family protein, whose product MTAMTTATTAAVPAAAGTRARRALTAPAAALAALVTWALAVPVLDVDLAVRQGGTETTVAAPAVAAAAVVAALAGWALLAVLERAVRRPRTAWTAVAGVVLVLSLGAPLGSGVGGGAQAVLALLHVVVGAVVVAGLRPTARR is encoded by the coding sequence ATGACCGCCATGACCACCGCCACCACCGCAGCCGTGCCCGCCGCGGCGGGGACGCGCGCGCGCCGCGCCCTGACCGCCCCCGCGGCCGCGCTCGCCGCCCTCGTGACCTGGGCGCTCGCCGTGCCCGTGCTCGACGTGGACCTCGCCGTGCGCCAGGGCGGCACCGAGACCACCGTCGCCGCCCCTGCCGTCGCGGCGGCCGCGGTCGTCGCCGCCCTCGCCGGCTGGGCCCTGCTCGCCGTCCTCGAGCGCGCCGTGCGCCGCCCGCGCACCGCCTGGACCGCCGTCGCGGGCGTCGTGCTCGTGCTCTCGCTGGGCGCGCCGCTCGGCAGCGGGGTCGGCGGCGGCGCGCAGGCCGTGCTCGCCCTGCTCCACGTGGTCGTGGGCGCGGTCGTGGTGGCCGGGCTGCGGCCGACCGCGCGGCGCTGA
- a CDS encoding nucleoside deaminase has translation MRRALALAAGAGDDGDVPVGALVLGPDGAVLGEGGNEREGREGAAPDPTAHAEVLALRRAAAARGSWRLDGCTLVVTLEPCTMCAGAAVLARVDRVVLGAWDPKAGAVGSLWDVVRDRRLNHRPEVVAGVLEGACSDVLRRFFAHHRVR, from the coding sequence ATGCGCCGGGCCCTCGCGCTCGCCGCGGGCGCCGGCGACGACGGCGACGTGCCGGTGGGCGCGCTCGTGCTCGGCCCCGACGGCGCGGTCCTCGGCGAGGGCGGCAACGAGCGCGAGGGGCGCGAGGGCGCCGCGCCCGACCCCACCGCCCACGCCGAGGTCCTGGCCCTGCGCCGCGCGGCGGCGGCCCGGGGCTCCTGGCGGCTCGACGGCTGCACCCTCGTCGTCACCCTCGAGCCGTGCACGATGTGCGCCGGCGCGGCGGTGCTCGCGCGGGTCGACCGCGTCGTCCTCGGGGCCTGGGACCCCAAGGCGGGGGCGGTCGGCTCGCTGTGGGACGTGGTGCGCGACCGGCGGCTCAACCACCGCCCCGAGGTCGTCGCCGGGGTGCTCGAGGGGGCCTGCTCGGACGTCCTGCGCCGGTTCTTCGCGCACCACAGGGTCCGGTAA
- the purU gene encoding formyltetrahydrofolate deformylase — MRVLTLSCPDRAGIVHAVSGAVLEAGATIVESQQYGDPETGRFFMRVAMAPLEGEERLDALAAAFPAVAERFAMDWQLHRSRPTRALVMVSRAGHCLNDLLFRTRAGGLPVEVPAVVSNHEDLRPLAESYGVPFHHVPVPAGGKAAAEARLLELVDELEVDLVVLARYMQVLSDDLCRALEGRCLNIHHSFLPSFVGARPYHQAHERGVKLVGATAHYVTAALDEGPIVEQDVVRVDHAMDADALVAAGRDVEAQVLARAVRWHAEHRILLNGTRTVVFR, encoded by the coding sequence GTGCGCGTGCTCACCCTCTCCTGCCCGGACCGGGCCGGCATCGTCCACGCCGTGAGCGGCGCCGTCCTCGAGGCCGGCGCCACGATCGTCGAGAGCCAGCAGTACGGCGACCCGGAGACCGGCCGCTTCTTCATGCGCGTGGCCATGGCCCCGCTCGAGGGCGAGGAGCGCCTCGACGCGCTCGCCGCGGCCTTCCCCGCGGTGGCCGAGCGCTTCGCCATGGACTGGCAGCTGCACCGGTCCCGCCCCACCCGTGCGCTGGTCATGGTGTCGCGGGCGGGGCACTGCCTCAACGACCTGCTCTTCCGCACCCGCGCGGGCGGCCTGCCGGTCGAGGTGCCCGCCGTCGTGTCCAACCACGAGGACCTGCGGCCGCTGGCAGAGTCGTACGGCGTGCCCTTCCACCACGTGCCGGTGCCGGCCGGCGGCAAGGCGGCCGCGGAGGCCCGCCTGCTCGAGCTCGTCGACGAGCTCGAGGTCGACCTCGTCGTGCTCGCCCGCTACATGCAGGTCCTCTCCGACGACCTGTGCCGGGCGCTCGAGGGCCGCTGCCTCAACATCCACCACTCGTTCCTGCCGAGCTTCGTGGGGGCGCGGCCGTACCACCAGGCGCACGAGCGGGGGGTCAAGCTCGTGGGCGCCACCGCGCACTACGTCACCGCGGCCCTCGACGAGGGCCCGATCGTGGAGCAGGACGTCGTACGGGTCGACCACGCGATGGACGCCGACGCCCTCGTCGCCGCGGGGCGCGACGTCGAGGCGCAGGTGCTGGCGCGGGCGGTCCGGTGGCACGCCGAGCACCGGATCCTGCTCAACGGCACCCGGACCGTCGTCTTCCGCTGA
- a CDS encoding LytR C-terminal domain-containing protein, with amino-acid sequence MPRGSRDSAPYEEARDAALALGADGRRPHALRRAAARTAAVGLVLALLGGGAVASWRLLVEPDPVSTAVPAAGGPGCGPRGPAAALAGVAPAPPARVTVQVWNSTRSSGLAGRTAEELAARGFRLAGPAGDDTGRDDRPGTSAELRYGRGGRPAAAALLAQVPGAVPVLDRRARGVVHLVLHEGFDGLRSSADALGVARELAAHAAVPPTARAC; translated from the coding sequence GTGCCGAGGGGGTCCCGCGACAGCGCGCCGTACGAGGAGGCCAGGGACGCCGCCCTCGCGCTCGGCGCGGACGGGCGCCGCCCGCACGCCCTGCGCCGCGCGGCCGCGCGCACCGCGGCCGTCGGCCTCGTCCTCGCGCTGCTCGGCGGCGGCGCGGTCGCCAGCTGGCGCCTCCTCGTCGAGCCCGACCCCGTGAGCACGGCCGTCCCGGCGGCCGGCGGCCCCGGCTGCGGGCCGCGCGGGCCGGCCGCCGCCCTCGCCGGGGTCGCCCCGGCACCGCCCGCGCGGGTCACGGTGCAGGTCTGGAACTCCACCCGCTCCTCCGGGCTGGCGGGGCGGACCGCCGAGGAGCTCGCGGCCCGCGGCTTCCGGCTCGCCGGCCCCGCCGGCGACGACACCGGGCGCGACGACCGGCCGGGCACGAGCGCCGAGCTGCGGTACGGCCGCGGCGGGCGCCCCGCCGCTGCCGCCCTGCTCGCGCAGGTGCCCGGGGCCGTCCCGGTGCTCGACAGGCGCGCCCGCGGCGTCGTGCACCTGGTGCTGCACGAGGGCTTCGACGGGCTCCGCAGCAGCGCCGACGCGCTCGGCGTCGCCCGCGAGCTCGCCGCCCACGCGGCGGTGCCGCCCACCGCCCGCGCCTGCTGA
- a CDS encoding type II toxin-antitoxin system VapB family antitoxin: protein MIFRAVGDRRPYPEHDLSPRQWSQVPPRQVRLAELVTTKRTLDLEALLAEDSTFYGDLFAHVVQWRGTLYLEDGLHRALRAALHQRQVLHARVLVLDEEPTA from the coding sequence GTGATCTTCCGCGCCGTCGGCGACCGTCGGCCCTACCCGGAGCACGACCTCAGCCCGCGCCAGTGGTCGCAGGTGCCGCCCCGCCAGGTCCGCCTCGCCGAGCTGGTGACGACCAAGCGCACGCTCGACCTCGAGGCGCTGCTCGCCGAGGACTCCACCTTCTACGGCGACCTGTTCGCGCACGTCGTGCAGTGGCGCGGCACGCTCTACCTCGAGGACGGCCTGCACCGCGCCCTGCGCGCCGCGCTGCACCAGCGCCAGGTCCTGCACGCCCGCGTGCTCGTCCTCGACGAGGAGCCGACGGCCTGA
- a CDS encoding DUF1707 SHOCT-like domain-containing protein, with protein MEGDGVAEAGTGREDAPTGGRAGLRCGHQDRDAVAEVLRRAAGDGFLDLEELDERLERAHSARTYGELDALLADLPGAAAPGPAALPVPVAGGLPVGEEDVLRLSAPVGDRKQEGRWVVPRRIVAEAGLGTVKVDFTEAVCAHPVVEVQVRASVGNVVLVVPEGWSARTDQVSAGVGSVKNKVGESPGGGGTLLHVRGSAGVGDVVVRFPRTSRWLPR; from the coding sequence GTGGAGGGCGACGGGGTCGCGGAGGCCGGGACCGGCCGGGAGGACGCGCCGACGGGCGGGCGGGCGGGCCTGCGCTGCGGCCACCAGGACCGCGATGCGGTCGCCGAGGTGCTGCGCCGGGCCGCGGGCGACGGCTTCCTCGACCTCGAGGAGCTCGACGAGCGCCTCGAGCGCGCGCACTCCGCGCGCACCTACGGCGAGCTGGACGCGCTCCTCGCCGACCTGCCCGGCGCCGCCGCGCCGGGGCCGGCGGCGCTGCCCGTGCCCGTCGCGGGCGGGCTGCCCGTGGGCGAGGAGGACGTGCTGCGCCTGAGCGCCCCCGTGGGCGACCGCAAGCAGGAGGGGCGCTGGGTCGTGCCGCGGCGCATCGTCGCCGAGGCCGGCCTCGGCACGGTGAAGGTGGACTTCACCGAGGCCGTGTGCGCCCACCCCGTGGTGGAGGTGCAGGTGCGCGCCAGCGTCGGCAACGTCGTGCTCGTCGTGCCCGAGGGCTGGAGCGCGCGCACCGACCAGGTCAGCGCCGGGGTGGGGTCGGTGAAGAACAAGGTGGGCGAGAGCCCGGGCGGCGGCGGGACGCTCCTGCACGTGCGCGGCTCGGCCGGCGTCGGGGACGTCGTGGTCCGCTTCCCCCGCACGTCGCGCTGGCTCCCCCGCTGA
- a CDS encoding DNA polymerase III subunit gamma and tau has translation MPPALYRRYRPETFAEVIGQEHVTEPLQQALRRGRTSHAYLFSGPRGCGKTTSARILARCLNCVEGPTPQPCGRCDSCVALARGGPGHIDVIEIDAASHGGVDDARELREKAFFAPAASRYKVYIVDEAHMVSASGFNALLKIVEEPPPHVVFVFATTEPDKVIGTIRSRTHHYPFRLVPPRRLLDHLADVAGREGVAVEKGVLPLVVRAGAGSVRDAMSVLDQLVAGAGDDGVSYRLAVGLLGYTDGALLDDAVEALAAGDGSTAFRVVDRVVEAGHDPRRFAEDLLERVRDLIVLQAAPDAAAEILDDVPEDQLERLRGQASRLGAAELSRAGDLVATALTEMRGATTPRLHLELLVARILLPGAEDDARSLAARLDRVERRLAVAGAPSAGPAAGVRPVLRPAAPAPAGEVDGHAAPASAPARPGPAEQGGGDGAGRGPAGARPGSSPAAAAAAEPAAEGARPAAEPAAEPAAGPGVEAWPEVALPPAGAPGAFGEDPARGGSAAVAPPEHPPTGPVAAPAPPGAPPPAPHAPPHDPPTVDGRPADAPHAPPVPVDPAAAGAMDLAAVRGLWTEVLDRLRRKRVTWSLVAHNASVVDLSEGRLVLGFPHAALRDRFGSGAHGDWVRQALIDAIGLDVRVEAILDPSAGGSPAPPRGGARAPEPDPGPPADLPAWSPPGQGAPGQGAAGQGAAGRGGPDDGAGAERGPARAPAGRPAGAAPVAPAPPAPAGPGAAAAARAAMAAGAPPAAAAAGRERPRPPEDGGASADDPDVDDTGLSGRDLLVRELGATVIGEYDE, from the coding sequence GTGCCGCCCGCCCTCTACCGCCGCTACCGGCCGGAGACCTTCGCCGAGGTCATCGGGCAGGAGCACGTCACCGAGCCGCTGCAGCAGGCCCTGCGCCGCGGGCGCACCAGCCACGCGTACCTCTTCAGCGGCCCCCGCGGCTGCGGCAAGACGACGAGCGCGCGCATCCTCGCCCGCTGCCTCAACTGCGTCGAGGGCCCCACGCCGCAGCCGTGCGGGCGCTGCGACTCCTGCGTGGCGCTGGCCCGCGGCGGCCCGGGCCACATCGACGTCATCGAGATCGACGCGGCGAGCCACGGCGGCGTCGACGACGCGCGCGAGCTGCGCGAGAAGGCGTTCTTCGCGCCCGCCGCGTCGCGCTACAAGGTCTACATCGTCGACGAGGCCCACATGGTCTCCGCGAGCGGCTTCAACGCGCTGCTGAAGATCGTCGAGGAGCCGCCGCCGCACGTCGTCTTCGTCTTCGCCACGACCGAGCCCGACAAGGTCATCGGCACCATCCGCTCGCGCACGCACCACTACCCGTTCCGGCTCGTGCCGCCGCGGCGCCTGCTCGACCACCTCGCCGACGTCGCGGGGCGCGAGGGCGTGGCCGTGGAGAAGGGCGTGCTGCCCCTCGTCGTGCGCGCGGGCGCGGGCTCGGTGCGCGACGCCATGTCGGTGCTCGACCAGCTCGTGGCCGGCGCCGGCGACGACGGGGTGTCCTACCGGCTCGCGGTGGGTCTGCTGGGCTACACCGACGGCGCCCTGCTCGACGACGCCGTGGAGGCGCTGGCGGCCGGCGACGGGTCCACCGCGTTCCGGGTCGTGGACCGGGTCGTCGAGGCCGGGCACGACCCGCGCCGCTTCGCCGAGGACCTCCTCGAGCGGGTGCGCGACCTCATCGTCCTGCAGGCCGCGCCCGACGCCGCCGCGGAGATCCTCGACGACGTGCCCGAGGACCAGCTCGAGCGGCTGCGCGGGCAGGCCTCGCGCCTCGGCGCCGCGGAGCTGTCGCGCGCGGGCGACCTCGTCGCGACCGCCCTGACCGAGATGCGGGGGGCGACCACCCCGCGGCTGCACCTCGAGCTGCTCGTGGCCCGCATCCTCCTGCCGGGCGCCGAGGACGACGCGCGCAGCCTCGCCGCCCGGCTCGACCGGGTCGAGCGCCGCCTGGCCGTCGCCGGCGCACCCAGCGCGGGGCCCGCGGCCGGCGTGCGCCCGGTGCTGCGGCCCGCGGCGCCGGCTCCCGCGGGGGAGGTCGACGGCCACGCCGCGCCGGCCTCCGCCCCCGCCCGCCCGGGTCCGGCCGAGCAGGGTGGCGGCGACGGCGCTGGTCGGGGGCCCGCGGGAGCCCGTCCGGGCTCGTCGCCCGCCGCCGCTGCCGCCGCCGAGCCCGCCGCCGAGGGTGCGCGCCCCGCCGCCGAGCCCGCAGCCGAGCCCGCCGCCGGCCCCGGCGTCGAGGCCTGGCCCGAGGTCGCCCTGCCGCCCGCGGGCGCGCCGGGCGCCTTCGGCGAGGACCCCGCCCGGGGCGGCTCGGCCGCGGTCGCTCCGCCGGAGCACCCGCCGACCGGGCCCGTCGCGGCCCCCGCCCCGCCCGGGGCGCCGCCCCCGGCGCCCCACGCGCCGCCGCACGACCCCCCGACGGTCGACGGCCGGCCCGCCGACGCCCCGCACGCCCCGCCGGTGCCCGTCGACCCGGCCGCGGCCGGGGCCATGGACCTGGCCGCCGTGCGCGGGCTGTGGACCGAGGTGCTCGACCGGCTCCGGCGCAAGCGGGTGACGTGGAGCCTCGTCGCGCACAACGCCTCGGTCGTCGACCTCTCCGAGGGCCGGCTCGTGCTCGGCTTCCCGCACGCGGCGCTGCGCGACCGCTTCGGGTCGGGCGCCCACGGCGACTGGGTGCGCCAGGCGCTCATCGACGCGATCGGCCTCGACGTGCGGGTCGAGGCGATCCTCGACCCGTCGGCCGGCGGCTCGCCCGCGCCGCCGCGCGGCGGCGCGCGCGCCCCCGAGCCCGACCCCGGGCCGCCCGCGGACCTGCCGGCGTGGTCCCCGCCGGGCCAGGGCGCGCCGGGCCAGGGCGCGGCGGGCCAGGGCGCGGCGGGCCGCGGCGGCCCGGACGACGGCGCGGGCGCCGAGCGGGGCCCCGCCCGGGCTCCCGCCGGCCGGCCGGCGGGCGCTGCGCCCGTGGCCCCGGCGCCCCCCGCCCCGGCCGGACCCGGCGCCGCCGCGGCGGCGCGCGCCGCCATGGCCGCGGGCGCGCCCCCGGCCGCCGCGGCCGCCGGGCGCGAGCGGCCGCGGCCCCCCGAGGACGGCGGCGCGAGCGCCGACGACCCCGACGTCGACGACACCGGCCTGTCCGGGCGCGACCTGCTCGTGCGCGAGCTCGGCGCCACGGTGATCGGCGAGTACGACGAGTAG
- a CDS encoding YbaB/EbfC family nucleoid-associated protein — translation MAQLLAQAQQLQQQLAQAQEELARTRVDGSAGGGLVTATVMGSGELVDLTISPQAIEGSDAAEAAETVADLVLAAVRDATSNVADLQQQALGPLSQGLGALGGGLPGTPGAPGLPGL, via the coding sequence ATGGCGCAGCTGCTCGCCCAGGCCCAGCAGCTGCAGCAGCAGCTCGCGCAGGCGCAGGAGGAGCTGGCCCGCACCCGCGTCGACGGCTCCGCCGGCGGCGGCCTGGTGACCGCGACGGTCATGGGCTCCGGCGAGCTCGTCGACCTCACCATCAGCCCGCAGGCGATCGAGGGCAGCGACGCGGCCGAGGCGGCGGAGACCGTCGCCGACCTCGTGCTCGCCGCGGTGCGCGACGCGACCTCCAACGTGGCCGACCTGCAGCAGCAGGCCCTCGGCCCCCTCTCGCAGGGCCTCGGCGCGCTGGGCGGCGGGCTCCCCGGCACGCCGGGCGCGCCCGGCCTGCCCGGGCTGTAG
- the recR gene encoding recombination mediator RecR, with translation MYEGVVQDLIDELGRLPGVGPKSAQRIAFHLLNADPADVRRLAAALEQVKEKVRFCATCFNVAESEQCRICRDPRRDLTVLCVVEEPKDVVAIERTREFRGRYHVLGGAISPIEGVGPDDLRIRELMARLADGTVTELILATDPNLEGEATATYLARLTRPMGLRVTRLASGLPVGGDLEYADEVTLGRAFEGRRLLDV, from the coding sequence GTGTACGAGGGCGTCGTCCAGGACCTCATCGACGAGCTCGGCCGCCTGCCGGGCGTCGGTCCCAAGAGCGCGCAGCGCATCGCGTTCCACCTGCTCAACGCCGACCCGGCCGACGTGCGCCGGCTCGCCGCCGCGCTCGAGCAGGTGAAGGAGAAGGTGCGCTTCTGCGCGACCTGCTTCAACGTCGCCGAGTCCGAGCAGTGCCGGATCTGCCGCGACCCGCGGCGCGACCTCACGGTGCTGTGCGTCGTGGAGGAGCCCAAGGACGTCGTGGCCATCGAGCGCACCCGCGAGTTCCGCGGGCGCTACCACGTGCTCGGCGGGGCGATCAGCCCCATCGAGGGCGTCGGCCCGGACGACCTGCGCATCCGCGAGCTCATGGCCCGCCTCGCGGACGGTACGGTCACCGAGCTCATCCTGGCGACCGACCCGAACCTCGAGGGGGAGGCGACCGCGACGTACCTCGCGCGGCTCACCCGCCCGATGGGGCTGCGGGTCACGCGCCTGGCGAGCGGTCTGCCGGTGGGCGGCGACCTGGAGTACGCGGACGAAGTGACGCTCGGACGGGCGTTCGAGGGGAGGAGGCTGCTCGATGTCTGA
- a CDS encoding DUF5063 domain-containing protein: MSEDLTGFTAEIADQVESFVLAVREISTGQSPDHAISLLLLEVSQLMLAGGRLGAINDVVPEERFEPDPGGDPDVEGVRDALARLLEPIDEFREVFDPYAAEPEVLVTRLSDDIAGIVSDLAHGLAHYRRGRSLEALWWWQFSYLSNWGGTAGSVLRALHSVVSHVRLDATVDDEVAEEDRLLAEVSADALGVGGDER; this comes from the coding sequence ATGTCTGAGGACCTGACCGGGTTCACCGCGGAGATCGCCGACCAGGTGGAGAGCTTCGTGCTCGCGGTCCGCGAGATCTCCACGGGCCAGAGCCCCGACCACGCGATCAGCCTGCTGCTGCTCGAGGTCAGCCAGCTCATGCTGGCCGGCGGCCGGCTCGGCGCCATCAACGACGTCGTGCCCGAGGAGCGCTTCGAGCCCGACCCGGGCGGCGACCCCGACGTCGAGGGCGTGCGCGACGCCCTCGCCCGGCTCCTCGAGCCGATCGACGAGTTCCGCGAGGTCTTCGACCCCTACGCGGCCGAGCCCGAGGTGCTCGTCACCCGGCTCTCCGACGACATCGCGGGGATCGTCTCCGACCTCGCGCACGGCCTGGCGCACTACCGCCGCGGCCGCTCGCTCGAGGCGCTGTGGTGGTGGCAGTTCTCGTACCTGTCGAACTGGGGCGGCACGGCCGGGTCGGTCCTGCGCGCGCTGCACTCGGTCGTCTCGCACGTGCGCCTCGACGCGACGGTGGACGACGAGGTGGCCGAGGAGGACCGCCTCCTCGCCGAGGTCTCGGCCGACGCCCTCGGGGTCGGCGGCGACGAGCGCTGA
- a CDS encoding aspartate kinase, which yields MGLVVQKYGGSSVADAEGIKRVAQRIAATKKAGHDVVVVVSAMGDTTDELIDLAEQVSPLPPARELDMLLTAGERISMAVVAMAIANLGIEARSFTGSQAGVITDSAHGKARIIDVTPGRIQTALDEGSVAIVAGFQGVSQDTKDITTLGRGGSDTTAVALAAAMGADVCEIYTDVDGVFSADPRLVPTARKLPRVTYEEMLELAANGAKVLHLRCVEYARRYGIPIHVRSSFSQKEGTWVTDQPQDQQEEPGMEQAIISGVAHDRSEAKVTVVGVPDKPGEAASLFRAVADAGINIDMVVQNVSAAATGRTDISFTCPRSDGQAALSALDRVRGAIGFEQLLYDDSIGKISLVGAGMRSHPGVTAEFCGALADAGVNIELISTSEIRISVVCREEAVPAAVAAVHHAFQLDATDEVATVYGGTGR from the coding sequence GTGGGCCTGGTCGTCCAGAAGTACGGCGGTTCCTCCGTCGCGGACGCCGAGGGCATCAAGCGCGTGGCGCAGCGCATCGCCGCGACGAAGAAGGCCGGGCACGACGTCGTCGTGGTGGTCTCCGCGATGGGCGACACCACCGACGAGCTCATCGACCTCGCCGAGCAGGTCAGCCCGCTGCCCCCGGCCCGCGAGCTCGACATGCTGCTCACCGCCGGCGAGCGCATCTCCATGGCCGTCGTGGCCATGGCGATCGCCAACCTCGGCATCGAGGCGCGCTCGTTCACCGGCAGCCAGGCCGGGGTCATCACCGACTCCGCCCACGGCAAGGCCCGGATCATCGACGTCACGCCGGGGCGCATCCAGACGGCGCTCGACGAGGGGTCGGTGGCGATCGTCGCCGGCTTCCAGGGCGTCTCGCAGGACACCAAGGACATCACCACCCTCGGGCGCGGCGGGTCCGACACCACGGCGGTCGCGCTCGCCGCGGCCATGGGCGCCGACGTGTGCGAGATCTACACCGACGTCGACGGGGTGTTCAGCGCGGACCCGCGGCTCGTGCCGACGGCGCGCAAGCTGCCGCGGGTGACGTACGAGGAGATGCTCGAGCTCGCGGCCAACGGCGCCAAGGTGCTCCACCTGCGCTGCGTGGAGTACGCCCGCCGCTACGGCATCCCCATCCACGTGCGGTCCTCCTTCAGCCAGAAGGAGGGCACGTGGGTCACGGACCAGCCCCAGGACCAGCAGGAGGAGCCCGGCATGGAGCAGGCGATCATCTCGGGGGTCGCCCACGACCGCAGCGAGGCCAAGGTCACGGTGGTCGGCGTGCCCGACAAGCCCGGCGAGGCCGCGTCGCTGTTCCGCGCGGTCGCCGACGCCGGCATCAACATCGACATGGTCGTGCAGAACGTCTCGGCGGCGGCGACCGGGCGCACCGACATCTCGTTCACGTGCCCGCGCAGCGACGGGCAGGCCGCGCTGTCGGCGCTGGACCGGGTGCGCGGCGCCATCGGCTTCGAGCAGCTGCTCTACGACGACAGCATCGGCAAGATCTCCCTGGTCGGGGCGGGCATGCGCTCGCACCCCGGCGTCACCGCCGAGTTCTGCGGCGCGCTCGCCGACGCCGGCGTGAACATCGAGCTCATCTCGACCTCGGAGATCCGCATCAGCGTGGTCTGCCGCGAGGAGGCGGTCCCGGCGGCCGTCGCCGCGGTGCACCACGCGTTCCAGCTCGACGCGACCGACGAGGTCGCCACGGTCTACGGAGGCACCGGACGATGA